A window of Danaus plexippus chromosome 26, MEX_DaPlex, whole genome shotgun sequence genomic DNA:
GGACAATGGTACCGGTCAGAGTCACGTTGCAGGAAGTATCTACATGTCTAGAGGGAAAATGCTAGGAGGATGCTCATCAAACAACTACGAAATATACGCTCGAGGAGCGCCCCAAGACTTTGATGACTGGAGTAAAGTAGCACCAGGCTGGGATTGGAACTCAGTTCTGTATTACTacaaaaaattagaaaatatgacAGATCATACCGTTTTGGAAGATCCTAACTCCTCATACCTTTATTCAACCCACGGACCCGTGGCTATATCGAGGCCTAAGCAAAATCAATACTTTGAAAAAGTTGATGAAACGGTCTTAGCTTCATATGAAGAAATGGGGTTGAAAAGAGTTTTATCTACAAACGGTCCAGAAATCCTTGGCGTTTCTCGCCCACACGTTACATTTGCTAATGGTAGACGATCCAGTACAGCAGAGGCTTATTTGCGACCACTTAGAGATAGACGAAATCTTTTGGTCACGAAATACGCTAgagtgataaaaattttaataaaaacaaacagaagAAAGGCTTATGGTGTTCAAGTTCAATTAAAGACTGggcaatttattaatgtttttgccAAACTGGAGGTTATTGTATCAGCTGGAACTATTGATACTCCCAAATTACTAATGCTTTCGGGAATAGGCCCTAAAGAAATATTGCAGAagcataacataaaaatggtCGCAGATCTTCCTGTGGGGAAGAACTTGCAGGACCATAACTTAACCCCGCTCATATTTACGGGCAAAAAGGGTTTTCAAACAGCTATTCAGAACGTACTTATCACAGCTGAATTAGATTCATATCCCGTCCCTATTCAAACTGGATTTTTTAGGCTGAACTGTTCTATTTGTAGCATTGCCGTAGGAAAGCCTCACatacaaatattcaatattcacGCTGGGGCTACCGTTGCTCCGGGGGTGTTATTTGGTTGCCGTACCGTTACCAACTACaacaaaaactattgttaCTCATTCAGCAAAGCCAATGTACTGCACGAAATTGACGTCACTTCACTCGTTCTCCTTCATCCTTTATCGAGAGGTCAAGTTACAATAAGGAGCACCAATCCGTTCGACGATCCTATAATAGAATTAGGTTATTTCAGGAACAAACAGGACGTCATGATAGCTGTGGAAGCAGTTCAATTCATGATGAAATTTACCGAAACTTCTTATTACAAGAAAGTTGGTGGAAGACTTGTTAAACTAGACGTAGATGGTTGTCAAGGGATTCCTTACAATACATATGAGTATTGGTACTGCTACGTCATAAGCTCAGCGACCTCCATATTACATCCGGTAGGAACCTGCGCGATGGGGAGAAACGGTGTGGTGAATGAACGATTAAAGGTGCATAAAATTGATGGTTTGAGGGTAGTTGACGCTTCAGTCATGCCTCTGATAACCAGTGGAAATACCAACGCACCCACTATGATGATAGGAGAAAAAGCTGCGGATATGATCAAAGAAGATTACAAAGTATTTTACGGGTAAAGTGACTTAAAACCTaagactatattatattatctgtatatttaaaaaaaaaagtcaataatttatatttaattatacttaaatgttaGTAATAAGACAATATGGCTGTTATTtctaatcataataattttctatttctattACTTGAGAGTGCAAAAGCTCTTCTCGTATTTATTCGCCTTCGTTAAACTGTgatgtatatgaaaatagtaaataaaaattatatacaaaacgaTTCTTTTACATGATTGATGTTACAGAGAGAATCCTCGTTGCCATTATACAGGATGCACTGATTAACatcacaaacaaaatatgCTAATGTTCCTTTCCTTTTGAGTAGATACTCCTTAATATCTGCTTTGATATTGCTTTTCTCTTCTATCAGGCTCTTgttgaatatttgatatttgaatttaaaataactagtcCTTTATGTTTAAGTAACAATGACATTATCAtggaattcaaattaaatgaatttagatTAAAGGATTTTTCCCTGGAATtgatcattaaattataattattaaagtgataatctgttaaaattatacagataataatataacaaacctttttaatgttattcttgatactataatctataaaattttctctcaGCTAAAACTCATTACATAGACATCAAGAGATAAAAGTTCGtcctaattattaaaacaattaagacCCGTTAAGCGCTTGAACCCTTAAAATTGAGTGTGACAATGCTTAGTAACCTCGCTCGTTTACATGACAAAGTCGACATGATTTTCCCGGACGGTAACTACCATCGACTTGAAAGTCACTTGAAACTCGGAACGAAGTCGTTCAAATAATagtgaattaaatattgttacaacATTAGATCTCTTAATTTTATCGACGAGTTCGCTTCTTTGTTCACTTTAACGATTAAAGCAGtccattattaattcattcattttataattattatttaataaggcTAAAAATACCCTAATCATAGCTAGTGGCGAAATACACGCCGCACGCGGTATTTGATTAAGACTAGGTCGATGTTATTAagacttatattaaaagtatccGTTTGTTTAAAGACGGTATGTTTTGACCAAGTTAATcgtaattttaagtaatgatCCGTTTACAGAAGCGAGGTTAATGTGGCGAACAGTAGTCTaggaaaattcttaaaatttaatcttagtATACGATAATCATgctttatgttaatttaacatGAAATTGTTAGTAACTATTAGTCAAGTCCTATGTAATACTAACACAGATCAGAGAggaattttctataattttatttaaaaattatccaagtatacaaatgttttattaggTATAAGAAACAACAAGCAAAATCAAtatcgaaataaattttacgtcTTTCTATTAggtatatgtaatatgtatattttcatgatCACCACAATATAGAATTCCTTGCAGAAATATCCTAAAGTAAGCCTATGTTTTTAGcagtgaaaattataaacaaaaccatCAGAGGCCTCTCATACcgatatttcaaattaaacgaaaattttttttaaacgtttatCCTCAATCTCATTTGCGTGAGCCGGTTTCTCGCtcaatttattcaatttaatgcACAATCTGCTATTTTTCTACCATTATCGCTACCGTcgacttaaaaataatctccctaataaatattattgaaatttatcagAGATTCCGAGAGTGGGCTACATTTCTGTAAACCAAGTTGGGGTTCTGGCTTTGTGAACGTTGAATGTTTAtagaatatcaaattattattacagattaataataataattgaaaagttGGTAgcaacagataaaaaaagCAGCTTCtaagtttaaacatttattttctttaaattttgtgtttaaaaaccacataattgaaataataaccCTTAAATAACATTCTGTACCTAAGCTACATATTTCATACAGATATTTTAATCAGGTATGTGGAAAGATATCCTCAATCATTTAATCAACGAATGTAGTTTTATACGAATTTATAAGTTTCGTCATTttgtaagaattgactttgatattttaattgacttccataaattttaaaacgcaatcggttttatataaacaaaatttaaataatgaatcaTATAATTTCGAAATCGAAAAAATCATCTTGTTTGTGAGTCAACATTGGATGAGTCCATAAATTATTACctaaatacaatacattattcacataattaatgttggttttcaatattaaaaattattcttttacatttcctaatataataaaatgttattatttctgtaaaacTCAGACATCCTCGAGATATTTCAGGGTGTTCTGTTTctgtaatttttcatttttgaatatttcacaatttttGCTTACACGGGACGCAATAAGGCGTGTCGGTGAACGTTCCTCGGGATGCATGTAGTGTTCAGAATACCTAATACTTTTTAAGTAATGTTCGTCTTTCTTAGTATAGTTCTGTTAAACTGGTCGTTTTACGCCTGATGTTTTTGTATTGCAATTACGATGATATGTCaattaactaattttattctgttattaaTGTCTGATCAATCAAGAAAGTTAATAAAagtagttaatttttattttatcgtttagagtttgtatttttatccaatttattattagtttataagtttaggggaaaataaaattaaaatccctattattttttattgcttccataattttaataataactttatactaaaatattcatatattaatttgaatattaaaataccaaGTATtagaattgttatttatgCCATTACATAACATCAGCGTCCAAGGACGTGATCCAGTAGCCAAGTGAAGTACATAAGTGAGTTGTGACTGAATGCAATTCGTTTTCTGAAGCCGGCAAAtcgaatatttatcaatacgtTAAAATATCTACTAATAcgtatcttaaaaattttagcaCATGAcctaaatattgaaaaatgttgaattaaaataaaaatcctcctaaaaatataattttgtatgagtgtgaatttttacttatttgagAATTTAAGttgtacatt
This region includes:
- the LOC116774331 gene encoding ecdysone oxidase-like; amino-acid sequence: MEIIYTFANTFLSFIQSVRDLPWLSWLLRYLSIYQALSPVEWPASYDLKDGDTFDFIVVGAGSAGAIVASRLSEIYNWKVLLLEAGGNPPPASVLPSTFAILSHTEYDWNYKADLDNGTGQSHVAGSIYMSRGKMLGGCSSNNYEIYARGAPQDFDDWSKVAPGWDWNSVLYYYKKLENMTDHTVLEDPNSSYLYSTHGPVAISRPKQNQYFEKVDETVLASYEEMGLKRVLSTNGPEILGVSRPHVTFANGRRSSTAEAYLRPLRDRRNLLVTKYARVIKILIKTNRRKAYGVQVQLKTGQFINVFAKLEVIVSAGTIDTPKLLMLSGIGPKEILQKHNIKMVADLPVGKNLQDHNLTPLIFTGKKGFQTAIQNVLITAELDSYPVPIQTGFFRLNCSICSIAVGKPHIQIFNIHAGATVAPGVLFGCRTVTNYNKNYCYSFSKANVLHEIDVTSLVLLHPLSRGQVTIRSTNPFDDPIIELGYFRNKQDVMIAVEAVQFMMKFTETSYYKKVGGRLVKLDVDGCQGIPYNTYEYWYCYVISSATSILHPVGTCAMGRNGVVNERLKVHKIDGLRVVDASVMPLITSGNTNAPTMMIGEKAADMIKEDYKVFYG